The DNA sequence CTTTCAAAATTTCTCGTTACGAAAATGTAAGATTATAAATAGCAATACACTGgaagaatatactgtgcacgtctttggacggatgaaggccatattttaaaaaacaacaatatgaATCACGCATTCCTTGCGGATGCTTGGCGGAGGTCGAGAAGGCGGGACCGTTTATGGTACCAAGAGAAGTTGATGCCAGCACTCCAAGCGTCTAAGGAGCGGCAAGCGAGAGATATTGACGTATCCATAGCGCTCGCTGAAGAACTATTGAAagtttgtacataaaaattataggttAATGCAAAAACTTGATGAATATAAggtttttgtaaacaaaataaaactatattataactgttcataaaacattgaataatttacaTCGCCAAGCAGATTTATTTAtccattaaaaatcaaatagataatttttttaggcGTATAATGAACCTGTCCCACAAGCAATAACCATCCCTCCGCATGTTTTAACTCCTATGGAAGATGATAGTCTTATGAAACCAATAGAACCagaaataacaaatttgttttatggaTCTACTGAAAAAGGCGctgcagaaaaatatttgaaagcaCGATATAAAAAAGCACCTGAAGATAGGTAAAAAGTAGTTtgataaagagaaaataataacaatattaaaaaggttatctagaatattaaaagtgaACATACATATGAGCCTTAAGCCATCAATTGAACAATATCGGTGAGTTAATTTTGAAAGGTGGTCGCCAATTTTCTATGTAtgtctgtaaatattttctgtataacttaaattatttacatattaacaaAGGTCctttgttttaatgaataaaagaaaatttacataaatcatTCGGGTAAATTGAACGCTTTGTAAGCAGcgattaattaatgtttcagATTCTATTTCCG is a window from the Danaus plexippus chromosome 16 unlocalized genomic scaffold, MEX_DaPlex mxdp_31, whole genome shotgun sequence genome containing:
- the LOC116771773 gene encoding uncharacterized protein LOC116771773 translates to MNHAFLADAWRRSRRRDRLWYQEKLMPALQASKERQARDIDVSIALAEELLKAYNEPVPQAITIPPHVLTPMEDDSLMKPIEPEITNLFYGSTEKGAAEKYLKARYKKAPEDRFYFRLTANWDYGWQQKQSRLKPRDVNHGRCAILRDTFYRKNNLAPDPIHYSSPAGGEFSICSEYSCSFN